The following are from one region of the Bacteroidota bacterium genome:
- the galE gene encoding UDP-glucose 4-epimerase GalE — MSTKKKIIVTGGAGYIGSHTIIGLMTSEETEVISIDNYSNSSEKTYDRIEEITGKKPRYYNCDLCDEKNLRAIFNTEKNIDGIIHFAAFKSVPESVADPLLYYRNNILSLYNLLSVCRDENISCFIFSSSCSVYGNISKLPVNEETPLSKPESPYASTKIMGEQMMNDFSASMKGMSSVALRYFNPVGAHPTGLNGELPRNRPNNLFPVITQTAIGKLKEMTVFGNDYPTRDGTCIRDYVHVCDIAQAHVFAMNYLLNGKQTKPFDVMNLGTGDGVTVMEAIDAFEKATGIRPNVQMGARRAGDVVAIYSDCAKAKSLLGWNAATDLNEMVSSSWKWEQHLKKEI; from the coding sequence ATGAGTACGAAGAAAAAAATAATAGTTACCGGAGGAGCAGGTTATATTGGCTCGCATACGATCATCGGGCTGATGACTTCGGAGGAAACCGAAGTGATTTCCATTGACAATTATTCCAATTCATCGGAAAAAACTTACGACCGCATAGAAGAGATCACCGGGAAAAAACCGCGTTATTACAATTGCGATCTCTGCGATGAAAAAAATCTGCGCGCAATTTTCAACACGGAAAAAAATATTGACGGCATCATTCATTTCGCTGCTTTTAAATCTGTTCCGGAATCGGTAGCTGATCCATTATTGTATTACCGGAATAATATTCTTTCGCTATACAATCTTCTTTCGGTTTGCCGCGATGAAAATATTTCCTGTTTTATTTTTTCTTCTTCCTGTTCGGTGTACGGAAATATCAGCAAACTGCCGGTGAATGAAGAAACGCCGCTTTCGAAACCGGAAAGCCCTTATGCCTCCACGAAGATCATGGGAGAACAAATGATGAATGATTTTTCTGCCTCCATGAAAGGAATGAGCTCGGTTGCGCTTCGTTATTTCAATCCGGTTGGTGCTCATCCCACAGGGCTGAACGGAGAATTGCCACGCAATCGCCCGAATAATTTATTTCCGGTAATCACGCAAACTGCAATAGGAAAATTAAAAGAGATGACTGTTTTCGGAAATGATTATCCCACGCGCGACGGGACGTGCATACGCGATTACGTGCACGTGTGCGACATTGCGCAAGCGCATGTGTTCGCGATGAATTATCTACTCAACGGAAAACAAACAAAACCATTCGACGTGATGAATCTTGGAACCGGCGATGGTGTGACCGTGATGGAAGCGATCGATGCATTTGAAAAAGCAACAGGCATTCGCCCGAATGTGCAAATGGGCGCGCGCCGTGCAGGAGATGTGGTTGCGATCTATTCCGATTGTGCAAAAGCAAAAAGTCTGCTCGGATGGAATGCAGCAACTGATCTGAACGAAATGGTGAGCAGTTCGTGGAAATGGGAACAACATCTGAAAAAAGAGATCTGA
- a CDS encoding glycosyltransferase family 4 protein → MPAEKKHIVWVLANCSSAPYFSWIAKLAVDDPEFRFTFVNLYHEEPEMIAEMKALGHEAHWIKFDHTRRISSLLSVTPKLKNFFSKLKPAVVHTHLFDDSLPALTAARLARVPMRVITKGDTGFHWYFAKKGVKYDRLNNNNATHIIALSQESKKFIGEKEGADLKKISLIPHGIPVNELSLINERAEKKLRKQFNLSEKDTVIGSVARFVEWKGYRAIVNAAEIVVKEFPNAKFLLAGNGPQREEIIELIRKKKLVENIIVTGWIEHEDMPSFFRIMDVFLHAATMEPFGFVIAEAMANRVPVVSATTGAAADVIENGKNGMLIGEVSAEKISETLKKILRMSPDERKKIGEAAGETAWHKFSIERMWRDHLALYRKGSAE, encoded by the coding sequence ATGCCTGCTGAAAAAAAACACATTGTATGGGTGCTGGCCAATTGCAGCAGCGCTCCTTATTTCAGCTGGATCGCAAAGCTCGCGGTTGATGATCCGGAATTCCGTTTCACTTTTGTAAATCTTTACCACGAAGAACCGGAAATGATCGCGGAGATGAAAGCGCTCGGACATGAGGCGCACTGGATAAAATTTGATCACACCAGAAGAATTTCTTCACTGCTCTCTGTTACTCCAAAACTCAAAAATTTTTTTTCAAAATTAAAACCAGCTGTTGTGCACACGCATCTTTTCGACGATTCGCTTCCTGCACTCACCGCCGCACGTCTTGCACGCGTGCCTATGCGCGTGATCACGAAAGGAGATACCGGTTTTCATTGGTATTTTGCGAAGAAAGGTGTCAAATATGACCGGCTCAATAATAACAACGCCACACACATCATTGCACTTTCTCAGGAGAGTAAAAAATTCATCGGGGAAAAAGAAGGAGCAGACCTGAAAAAAATTTCATTGATCCCCCATGGAATTCCGGTCAATGAACTTTCTTTAATAAATGAACGTGCAGAAAAAAAACTCAGGAAACAATTCAACCTTTCCGAAAAAGATACTGTGATCGGATCGGTTGCGCGCTTTGTAGAATGGAAAGGTTATCGTGCGATCGTGAATGCGGCAGAGATCGTTGTGAAAGAATTTCCAAATGCAAAATTCCTTCTTGCCGGAAATGGCCCGCAGCGGGAAGAAATAATTGAACTCATCCGGAAGAAAAAATTGGTAGAAAATATTATCGTTACCGGATGGATCGAACACGAAGACATGCCTTCCTTCTTCAGGATCATGGATGTTTTTCTTCACGCGGCGACTATGGAACCATTTGGTTTTGTAATTGCAGAAGCAATGGCAAACCGGGTGCCGGTAGTTTCCGCTACGACAGGCGCTGCAGCTGACGTGATCGAAAATGGCAAAAACGGGATGCTCATAGGTGAAGTGTCGGCGGAAAAAATTTCGGAAACGCTGAAAAAAATATTGCGGATGAGTCCGGATGAACGGAAAAAAATTGGAGAAGCTGCAGGAGAAACTGCCTGGCATAAATTTTCTATAGAACGCATGTGGCGCGATCATCTCGCACTTTACCGGAAAGGATCTGCAGAATGA
- a CDS encoding glycosyltransferase: MKAPAVSVVIPLYNSAAFIGETIRSVLQQHFSELELIVVDDGSTDDSANVVKKINDSRLKYFHQKNKGVSAARNYGIKNASGKFIALLDADDVMLPENISRKVKTLETHPEADFAFSDVRIISNDKNENEMILHGKNKDLLNELLLWESDVIPNSCSNLVFRKNISDKGIQFDETLSTAADQDFSIQLAAKYEGIHLPEVLSLYRKHAGGMSRNISVMEKDHIAVYNKTRMENLFTSTSFRRKCFSNLYLVLAGSWWVNGGNKRRALRFMFLAVFTRPLSFFKLLKKIF; this comes from the coding sequence ATGAAAGCTCCGGCCGTGTCGGTGGTCATCCCGCTCTATAATTCCGCTGCATTCATCGGGGAAACGATCCGATCTGTACTACAACAACATTTTTCAGAACTGGAACTGATCGTTGTCGATGACGGCTCGACGGATGATTCGGCAAACGTGGTGAAAAAAATAAACGATAGCCGCTTAAAATATTTTCATCAGAAAAATAAAGGTGTGAGTGCCGCAAGAAATTACGGGATAAAAAATGCTTCCGGAAAATTCATTGCTCTGCTCGACGCCGATGATGTGATGTTGCCCGAAAATATTTCGCGGAAAGTTAAAACGCTGGAAACTCATCCGGAAGCAGATTTTGCTTTCAGTGATGTGCGCATTATCAGCAATGATAAAAATGAAAATGAAATGATTCTTCACGGAAAAAACAAGGACCTGCTGAACGAACTCCTCCTCTGGGAAAGCGATGTCATTCCTAATTCCTGCAGCAATCTCGTCTTCCGGAAAAATATTTCTGATAAAGGAATTCAGTTCGACGAAACCTTATCGACCGCCGCTGACCAGGACTTCAGTATTCAACTCGCTGCGAAGTATGAAGGCATTCACCTCCCGGAAGTTCTTTCACTTTACCGGAAGCATGCCGGTGGAATGAGCCGGAATATTTCCGTGATGGAAAAAGATCACATTGCGGTTTACAACAAAACAAGAATGGAAAATCTCTTCACATCGACTTCCTTCAGGCGGAAATGTTTTTCAAATTTATATCTTGTACTTGCAGGAAGCTGGTGGGTGAATGGCGGAAACAAACGGCGCGCTTTACGTTTTATGTTTCTTGCCGTGTTCACGCGGCCATTATCTTTTTTCAAACTTCTGAAAAAAATATTTTGA
- a CDS encoding NTP transferase domain-containing protein: MAAGRGMRMMPLTGTVPKPLVKLNGVTLISKGINFLRNNIPNIHITVGYKGNEVAEHVSELGVNSVFNTEGHGNAWWIYNTLMKDLNEPVLVLTCDNIVDLDISLLSKDYFSFGAPACLVVPVKPVQGLDGDFIFHSSNRVTKLSRTEKSDVYCSGIQILNPAKVNSETKPTDNFYELWNELIAKQKLFSSNIYPSRWTAIDTMEQLNDLSENSE, from the coding sequence ATGGCTGCGGGCAGGGGCATGCGCATGATGCCGCTCACCGGAACCGTTCCGAAACCATTGGTAAAACTGAATGGCGTAACGCTTATTTCAAAAGGAATAAATTTTTTACGGAATAATATTCCCAACATCCACATCACGGTCGGTTATAAAGGAAATGAAGTGGCGGAGCACGTTTCAGAATTGGGCGTGAATTCTGTTTTCAATACCGAGGGACATGGCAATGCGTGGTGGATCTACAATACGCTGATGAAAGATCTCAATGAACCGGTGCTTGTTCTCACTTGCGACAATATCGTGGATCTCGATATTTCGCTTCTCTCGAAAGATTATTTTTCATTCGGCGCTCCTGCATGTCTCGTTGTTCCCGTGAAACCTGTGCAAGGACTTGATGGCGATTTTATTTTTCATTCCTCCAATCGTGTTACGAAACTTTCGCGCACCGAAAAGAGTGATGTGTATTGTTCCGGGATTCAGATCCTCAACCCGGCTAAAGTGAATAGCGAAACTAAACCGACCGATAATTTTTACGAATTGTGGAATGAATTGATCGCAAAGCAAAAATTATTTTCCTCCAATATTTATCCGTCCAGGTGGACCGCGATCGATACGATGGAACAGTTGAATGACCTTTCCGAGAATTCAGAATGA
- a CDS encoding glycosyltransferase produces the protein MRNILVITWWPFSDALVQAYTLPYVRLIRNELTEKENIFLVTLEKRSPDDGKFRKIDERIFHLPLSYSAPGLKGYFGWKNKLNILENFIHENKITHLHTWCAPAGGIGWKLKMRTKLPLIADSFEPHADPMVETGTWKKNGPAYAVLKKWETNLANDADILIANSPAMRSWAEKNYGMKREVAHVKPACVDTKLFSDSKRKNKLLLKQFGFEGKTVLVYAGKFGGLYYDKESFEFFRACYNHWKDELRILVLTPQDREMILAHAKEAGIPPDIITVKFVPHNEMPDHIGLGDFGFCPIIPTASRRACSPIKNGEYWAMGLPLVICKGVSVDDEIVESANAGAVLESMNENEYKKAIAVINTILKENEKERVSRIRKIAEEYRSYSIAQKIYHTIYGKNK, from the coding sequence TTGAGAAATATTCTCGTCATAACCTGGTGGCCTTTTTCCGATGCGCTTGTGCAGGCCTACACGCTTCCGTACGTGCGCCTCATCCGCAATGAACTCACTGAAAAAGAAAACATTTTTCTTGTCACGCTTGAAAAACGTTCTCCCGATGATGGAAAATTCCGGAAGATAGATGAACGCATTTTTCATTTGCCGCTTTCTTACAGCGCGCCTGGACTGAAAGGATATTTCGGATGGAAAAACAAACTGAATATCCTGGAAAATTTCATCCACGAAAATAAGATCACACACCTGCATACGTGGTGCGCACCTGCGGGCGGAATCGGCTGGAAACTGAAAATGCGGACCAAACTTCCGCTCATTGCCGATAGTTTCGAACCACATGCCGATCCGATGGTGGAAACAGGAACGTGGAAAAAAAACGGGCCGGCTTATGCCGTTCTCAAAAAATGGGAAACGAATCTTGCGAATGATGCCGATATTCTCATTGCAAATTCTCCGGCTATGCGATCCTGGGCAGAAAAAAATTACGGGATGAAACGTGAAGTCGCTCATGTGAAACCGGCATGCGTTGACACGAAACTTTTTTCCGATTCAAAAAGAAAAAATAAACTTTTACTGAAACAGTTCGGCTTCGAAGGAAAAACTGTTCTGGTTTACGCCGGAAAATTCGGCGGACTTTATTATGATAAAGAATCCTTTGAATTTTTCCGCGCCTGTTATAATCACTGGAAAGATGAATTGAGAATACTCGTTCTCACTCCGCAGGACAGGGAAATGATCCTTGCGCACGCAAAAGAAGCTGGCATTCCGCCGGATATTATCACAGTGAAATTTGTTCCGCATAACGAAATGCCTGATCATATAGGGCTTGGTGATTTTGGATTTTGCCCCATCATCCCTACTGCATCGCGTCGTGCATGTTCGCCCATCAAGAACGGGGAATATTGGGCAATGGGATTACCTTTGGTAATCTGCAAAGGAGTTTCAGTCGATGATGAAATTGTAGAATCGGCGAATGCAGGCGCCGTATTGGAATCAATGAATGAAAATGAATACAAAAAAGCGATCGCTGTGATCAACACTATCCTGAAAGAAAACGAAAAGGAACGTGTGAGCCGTATCAGGAAGATCGCAGAAGAATATCGTTCCTATTCCATTGCGCAAAAAATATATCATACGATCTACGGAAAAAATAAATGA
- a CDS encoding polysaccharide biosynthesis protein translates to MERMLITGGTGFLGRALAVKLKNKFEVLICGRNNSQNSFAQMQTGCKAVPMDVARIESVKDIFYSFQPHHVIHAAATKFVDISEKEPFEAIDINVIGSENIARMAIEHQCKTVIGISTDKAAPPVSNTYALTKALMERTFCALDAKTKTHFACVRFGNIAWSSGSVFPIWKKMAAMNKKIETTGSHMRRYLLTVEEAADLVILAHENINEVKGGVLIRDMKALQIEDVLKIFAANSNVPWEKIAPRPGEREDEFLLGETELRYSEKKVFGGITHYLFTPNKISAQPVTEILSTLTAPRFSEEELKMLVKEPENILVQ, encoded by the coding sequence ATGGAACGAATGCTGATCACAGGAGGTACAGGTTTTCTCGGGCGCGCGCTCGCGGTGAAACTGAAAAATAAATTCGAGGTGCTTATTTGCGGAAGAAATAATTCACAGAATTCATTCGCGCAAATGCAGACGGGATGTAAAGCCGTGCCGATGGATGTAGCGCGCATTGAATCGGTGAAAGATATTTTTTATTCCTTCCAACCTCATCACGTGATCCACGCGGCTGCAACAAAATTCGTGGATATCTCCGAAAAAGAACCGTTCGAAGCGATCGATATCAACGTGATCGGTTCCGAAAATATTGCACGCATGGCGATCGAACACCAATGTAAAACGGTGATCGGAATTTCCACCGATAAAGCGGCGCCACCGGTTTCAAATACGTATGCGCTTACGAAGGCGCTCATGGAAAGAACTTTTTGCGCGCTCGATGCAAAAACAAAAACGCATTTCGCCTGTGTGCGCTTCGGGAACATCGCCTGGTCGAGCGGATCTGTTTTCCCGATCTGGAAAAAAATGGCGGCGATGAATAAAAAAATTGAAACAACCGGCTCGCACATGCGAAGATATCTTCTTACTGTTGAAGAAGCGGCGGACCTTGTTATTCTCGCTCATGAAAATATAAATGAAGTAAAAGGAGGCGTTCTGATCCGTGACATGAAAGCGCTGCAGATCGAAGACGTGTTGAAAATTTTTGCAGCTAATTCAAATGTTCCGTGGGAAAAAATTGCGCCGCGCCCGGGCGAGCGTGAAGATGAATTTCTCCTCGGGGAAACGGAACTTCGTTATTCGGAGAAAAAAGTTTTCGGCGGCATCACGCATTATCTTTTCACACCCAATAAAATTTCAGCGCAACCGGTCACTGAAATACTTTCCACTTTAACTGCCCCGCGTTTTTCGGAAGAAGAATTGAAAATGCTCGTAAAAGAACCAGAAAATATACTGGTACAGTGA
- a CDS encoding glycosyltransferase has translation MSIILPTKDRQKILFQSLETLISSTNAVHCEIFIIDNSETSSITLPSHLQKKNICVEKNPGNRNSVFSSRNFGASLSKGKTLLFMDDDILCTPESIKFILEFHRDHASTAANVSWEYPPALVEKLRKNFFGKFLIRSGFTSMKELMKENKWKENCVFESGEVASYFLSIDKKDFFLCGGYDERHLHEGTDIDLIERLRNNNIRMYINSELCIFHNEEDRIEMKNWMERKKRFGEISAHAVNMGRSEGHELHYTARRRFAFNLIYFFRSPIRFFIGCMPANWTFIDKFMFRTADALTGAYIHKGYSSTIKKKN, from the coding sequence TTGAGCATCATTCTTCCTACCAAAGACAGGCAGAAAATTCTTTTTCAGTCGCTCGAAACTTTGATCAGTTCTACCAATGCTGTCCATTGTGAGATTTTTATTATTGACAATTCGGAAACTTCTTCGATTACTCTTCCCTCTCATTTGCAGAAGAAAAATATCTGCGTAGAAAAAAATCCCGGCAACCGCAACAGTGTTTTCTCTTCGCGGAATTTCGGCGCGTCACTCTCCAAGGGAAAAACTCTTCTCTTCATGGATGATGACATACTCTGCACACCCGAAAGCATAAAGTTCATCCTGGAGTTTCACCGCGATCATGCTTCAACCGCTGCCAACGTGAGCTGGGAATATCCGCCTGCACTCGTAGAAAAACTCAGGAAGAATTTCTTCGGAAAATTTCTTATCCGCTCAGGATTCACATCGATGAAAGAATTAATGAAAGAAAATAAATGGAAAGAAAATTGTGTTTTTGAATCGGGAGAAGTGGCGAGTTATTTTCTTTCTATCGATAAAAAAGATTTTTTTCTTTGTGGCGGATACGACGAACGGCATTTGCACGAAGGAACAGATATTGATCTTATCGAACGTTTGCGCAACAACAACATCCGCATGTACATCAATTCGGAACTTTGCATTTTTCATAATGAAGAAGACCGGATAGAAATGAAAAACTGGATGGAACGAAAAAAACGCTTCGGTGAGATCTCTGCTCATGCCGTGAACATGGGAAGAAGCGAAGGGCATGAACTTCATTATACTGCCAGGAGGAGATTTGCTTTTAATTTAATCTATTTTTTCCGCTCTCCTATACGCTTTTTCATCGGTTGCATGCCTGCTAATTGGACTTTCATTGATAAATTTATGTTCCGTACTGCGGACGCGCTCACGGGCGCATACATACACAAGGGCTATTCTTCAACGATCAAAAAAAAGAACTGA